The following nucleotide sequence is from Dermacentor albipictus isolate Rhodes 1998 colony unplaced genomic scaffold, USDA_Dalb.pri_finalv2 scaffold_24, whole genome shotgun sequence.
atggggggttatgggagcagcgattgaagcgcgaatatgtttggagggaacaaacattgggaaagaaaaacgcgttttttttttaaattcaaatgagacacagttagattcattcaacgaaaacaacattcctagtcaattttatatattcgtgatgagttaagaaaatatgtttgattttattattattaataaatgcatttcttttcagcgcccatcgctacagggggcgttgacgccactatcactcgcagtgcaatgcacgtcttgaaatgggcagaaaggcgcactcgtatcacctgttgaaatacgcccccctcacaatttgtgctttcttgcttgtcgaagtttgtcttaATTTgatgacgcgggtagcttcattgcttgtTAATCTGTttagtcaaaagtagtgagttacgaccgccagataattgtgtagttgttttcgtgcgactgcgctggccgcgacgggcttggcatccgacaataggatcagcattctacacctaaagctttcgtcggcctccaaacaaagtatgttctgtgcagggatgcgatttcgacaaccgtacgactggccttttcctgcatcgctttccacgccaAACAGCTATAACTGCTTATGATGATCAGAACATCAGCGCACCTGTTTGTCTATGTACCGTCACCGCTTCGCAACGTACGGCGTTGCAATCAAAAGTTACTGTCCGCATGCATTCAACCCAAACAAAGACAACGCCGTGGAATGTATGACTCAGTCGACAAAAAGCACATGCGTTTGTAGATGACATGATTGAAGTCGGGCACGAAAGTTGCTAATCAACGCATCGCAAACATGCAGCACTTAAGAGAGCGAATAACTAACGAAGCCACATAAAACATGTGGCAGCATATGATATTAGCGATGAGCGAATTTCTCGCTTATCTCACAGAGCCGGGACCATTGTGTGCGTGGAAATCAGCCCGGCTGATTATTTGAAGACGGACTTTCCTCCGCGTTTCGATTGGCTGATGGAATACGGAATAGTCGTTTGCCGTTGCTTTCACTTGTGCTGCACCCGAAGGCACAGCAACGTGGCATCGCAACCATGGAACTACGCTACAAAAAGCACAAAGAAGGCGCGGAACGTGGTGCCTACGTACGCCACTCAAAATGTTTGGCACCGCGATGGCTgcagaagcaaaaacaaacaagaaaaaagttCGTGACTGCGTTCGGCCAATGGTTGGGTCCAGCGTTGAGGAAAAGCGCAAGGGAGAAGGACGGCGGCAATCTTCAAAATATGGCGCTACTTTTGTTCTTTATTGAGGggtttcactcccccccccctccgacaCTGCAGCGCTCCTGCCGGCAAACGGATGAAGCCCGAACAGAATTGTAGTCAGCTCGTTCTGCAGACAGACGGCGCGGTTCAGACGTCCGTTTGTTCTACCGTGATCTAGCCGATCCAGCTGTGTTGAAAGCCTTACGAGTGCTTCCACTTCCGCAAGTTCTATTGGTCATCTGCGGTGTTGGCGTAAAAGTCGGATCTCAAAAATGAGGTATGTAATCCTTTGCAATCTTTCGGTGAATTAATGTGCAATGCTCTGATTTGTGTAACGATCGATAGTTAGATGCATAACAGTACAGCGCATGATTGTATTTTAGCAACTACGGTCGTTTTATTATTGTCTTTGTAAAGCTCATACCTATGAGTAGTGCCCGCGCATTCCTTGTATGAACACTAGCCTGCAATCGCGCCCCGCCCGTGCTTTATTAAATAGTCGCTGTGATACTCACTGGCGTAAAATATTGTTCATTCTACAGCTCCAAAGTGACCCGTGACATGCTGTACGACTGCGTCAACGCGGTCTTGCGAGAGTCGGTGCGGAGCCGCCGCAAATTCGTCGAGTCGGTGGAGCTGCAGATTTCGCTCAAGAACTATGATCCACAGAAGGACAAGCGTTTCTCTGGAACCGTCAAGTAAGCCTCGACGCGTGCACGCCGTCTTCGTCCGCCCCAAGCATCGCGCATAGCTTACCTGAAACGGACAGCGTTTGACCGCGTCGTACAGTGCAGTGCACTGCTGCTTAGTTCGTGCGAGTGGCACGTTTGACGTGCACTATGCGAGGCCACGCCTGGCAGCGGCTGCTCGGTCTGAGGCTGTCCGCCCAGAAGAACATGCGAAGCCTAGTAGACGTGCAGAACGGCTTTTCACGACTGGCGACGTTGATAAGCGCCTTCGTTTAACCGAACATGCGCTCGGCTTCATCGCGCTCGTGGTCTCGCTGCGCCGCGATGCCATAGAATGGCGCGCATGGGCTGATAACGAGCGCACGATCCTTTTGCGGCAAGTGGTGTGCGCTCACTGTTCGATATGGCGTTCCTCTACCACTGTCTGTCAAGGAGCCATGCTTAAAGAGGGCATACGGTAAAGGTGTCTGGTATTTATCGCACGAAAGGTTTCCAGCAGAAATCACTGACAAGGACAGGAGGGATGATGACCCACGCTGGCTCCAGCGTGAGTCATCGTTCCTTCTGTCCTTGCCAGTGCTTTGTTGGAAACTATTCTTGCTATGTGAAACCAACGGGTTCAGACAACCACTGTTCTGAGGTATCTATAGTTATTGTAGCTCCTACATGCGTTATATATAGTCGCCTTATTGGCTCATGACATTATGTTGAATCGGTAAAGacgaatgctgtttttttttaatatcaagTGACGTCACGAATCGCAAAGGCGCGTACCAACATCGGTggttgaagggacactaaaggccaaTATTAggccggtgtactgcaccctgaaacaagtatatttacggctgaggcccatgcactattgtcggctgtgaaacatatcagaaaatcaaatattcaaaaaacaattttatttacagactccttaagcgtcgtaaaagccttgaagtcacactgtaaactcagaaaccccgtaattactgagctctattccattctctgtagagcgtatatgtctaaccagcatgtcattatatgctgggtgcctggacataggggcatcgaggataacgttctagcagaccagatggccacatcaatttcattgcatacagttaattctactgcttcggtccctgtcacagacctgaagccttttttaagaaggaaactgcgaaaccactggcaacgtaagtgggacgcagaagtaaataacaaacagcacgtgataaagccacagttaggttcttggccctccgtaacaaaatcacgacaaacagatgtcctattctgtcgcctcagaataggacacacatttggtacacataACTTtgtactcactgaaaatgatcctccaacctgcggtagatgtggggagaggctgacggtcctccacgtcctcctggagtgtcgggcagccgaatctgagagaaacattttcccctagcataccggcagcagatcccccttcatcctgcaatgttactcggcccagaaccgctatttgacaccaacgcagtcttaagttttcttaaagatgttgtgttgcatgttgttagccccacatgctCATGAGGATGCCGCTATGATAGCTATTTCGcacagcacatgcctctaggcccttgtattccaagggctctggcgaggcagtagtgctccaagtaattttaccttcttatatattttctattttgcattcttcttctacgatggattttaatgttcttagtattcgtcattagtcatcgccataattttatagcacgtagattttacgcactttacagcgagtattttaggccactttacagtcAAGTCATATCTTCCAGAATACATTGTCAACATTActacttgtcatggcgctctttggccaaacctggcccttgcgccataaaacaccacacatcatcatcatagcTTTCAAAACTTGTAAGCCACTGGTCAGCTGTCTACGAGCATGTCCTGCTCTAGAAGAATTCGTTGCACAGAGTGAACAAATCTTTGCGGGAACACGTACCGGGGCGCGCGACTCGCAAAGCGCCGACGTAAGCACTTTCGTCGAGAAGTCGCCCGTTCTTGGCAAACCTGCTCGATTGCTTAGTTCTCAGTTGACCGCTAACATTAAACATCGCAGATGAATATCTGATAAAGAACAGATGagcaggctgtttttttttttgcggcacgGAAAGTTTCGCTCAGTATCGTAAGATGCGCCCTGCTCCTTAGCAGACAACGCGGAGAAAACAGCATGTGCAGTGCTTTTTGCGCCTGCGCAGTGCTCCTCCGATTGGTTTCCGCACCTCGCGAAGCTCCAGGCGGCTTGCAATATGTAAGCTACAATTAATAGACAAGCACAGCGTTCTCTAACTCAGCTATCTCGTCCATGCCGCACGCATTCAATTATCTTCAGCAAAGATTAATAAAACGAAGTAGTTTTCAGGAAAACAGCAGTCGACGAGATAAAACGAAGTGCAATTTCCGTCAGCAGTTTAGATAGcactgcgctcgacgcaggagcCGATGTCGGTAGGTAGCTTCAATGCCTTTACACACGCACAATTCTACCGCGTACGGAAGACCCTTCCTGTCGCCTTATAGCCGTTTCAACAAGGTCGGCGGCTATTCGCTACAAACCTACTGCCTGGATAGCGTGCTTGGCTTTCATTTTCTTAGAAGCGGAAAAAAGTGGTCCTGCTGTTCGTCTCTGTGTTGGCCCAACATAGAGCCGCGCAGAACGCCCTGCCGCCTTTCCGTTTTCCTTGATTTGCTGGAAGCACTGGCTCATACAGAAACAATGTTGCAACGCACAGTTGGCGTCAAACACGTgtgctatcggcgtcaaatgaaacgcgaacagcggagACCACAACTGAATGTGTATACAGTGCACGCCGTCCAGTCATGACTATTGACAGGCGCGAACttccggtttggccgcactgcgcgatgaTGAGCCCGCTATACTGCAATATTTTTGGTTCTGTTATTTGAAAGCGAGAAAAGATGAAGGCGCACTAATGATCACTGTGCAAACTGTATACACGAACGCCGCTGTTCGTGTTGCATTTGACGCACATAACGCTTGCAGTTTGGCCGCACTGAGCCATAATACTCGCCATATACTGAGATACTTTAgcttctgcttttttttatttttttttatttctagctTTTAAGTGAAAGAGCCAGGACACAAACGAAAAGGGGGAGCATCATCGCCCACTGCggtcaaaccggatgtgcctGGCTGTaatgactggacggcgcacacTGTAAACCTTCAGTTATGCTctccgctgttcgcgtttcattcGACGCCGATAGTACGCGTGCAGTGTGTGCCAGGAGCAGGCGAACTGAATGACAGCCGAAACTATAACCacggctttggcgttgcgctgcaaaGCCCGAGGGAGCGAGATCAAATCCCTACCGCGGacgttgcatttcgatggggtgaaatgcaaaaatgtccgtgcattgggtgcacgttaaagatctacTGGTCTTAATCAATACGGAGTCCCCGtgaagtcctccactatggtgtggctcataatcacatcgtagttttggcacgtaaaacaccatagtTTAATTTTTAGTGATAACCAAGATAGTGCCGCCCGTTAGCGCAACGAATGAAGCGACCGAATACAAAAAGTAGGTCAAAGAGATAAAATACGAGCACACACTTTTTGTCTACACAATTCCGTAAATTTGCTTCAATCATTCGTAGGGTTCAATGTTAGAGCGAAATATGCAAAAAGTATTTTCCGTTGCCCAACAGAAACGTAGCGACCTATCAGCCAAATGCGTCCCAGTCCTAGGACcgctatttttaatttatattaatgatattacaACATGTGCTAAAAAAGATGTCGACATGCgtttgtttgctgatgattgtctTCTATTCCGTTCTAATAATCCTGTGAATGACCAAATACTGGACCAATCTGTCGATGAAATCACTACCTGGTGTGACTGCTGggtcaaaaaaaaattaaataatggggttttacgtgccaaaaccgctttctgattatgaggcacgcgttagcggaggactccggaaatgtcgaacacctggggttctttaacgtgcacctgcatctaagtacactggtgttttcgcatttcgcccccatctaattgcggccaccatggccgggattcgatcccacgacctcgtgctcagcagcctaacaccatagccactgagcaaccacggcaggtagacTGCTGGGGCATGAAATTAAACCCTAATAAAACTGTATTTATGCGTATCACTAATAAGAAACAACCATTTGTTTACCAACACATTAACCAAGGAACGCCTATTTTACTAACACAGTTATAAAAAATCTTGGCGTCACAATCACTAGCCAACTCACTTGGTCCTCCCACATTGAATATATTTGTTCATCCGCACGCAGGAAATTAGGCTTGCTAAGGCATAAACTTCAAAGGTCTCCCCCTAACACAAATCCTCGCATATAATAtacccaccgcggttgctcagtggctatggtgttgggctgctgagcacgaggtcgcgggatcgaatcccggccacggcgaccgcatttcgatgggggcgaaatgcgaaaacacccgtgtgcttagatttaggtgcacgttaaggaaccccaggtggtcgaaatttccggagccctccactacagcgtgcctcataatcagaaagtggttttggcacgtaaaaccccataatttactaaATATAATACAATAATACGGTCTAGCTTGGAATATGCATCTGAAGTTAAGGATTCgcacaataaaaatatattaACACCCTCGACATAATCCAAAGTTTAGCCGCTCGTTTTATTTACAACCATTTTCGCCTCTCTGACTCCCCAACTCagctaataaataaaaataaaatgcaatCTTTAGGATGTCGAAGAAAAATCGCCAGACGGAAATTTCTTTTCCACCTATTTAGCAAAAGATGTATTCTAGACCTAACAGACATCCTTGCTCCGTTATATTCACGTCCCACAAGACGATATTATTCACACAACTTCCCCCCTATCTTCGCCCATACTAACGattttaaatacttttttttctcgcacGATAATAGATTGTAACAACATGCCGCACCAAATTTTTTCCGGAAACATACTAAAATCCATTGATTATTGCGAACTGTGATTTTGATCTCGTACTTTACTATATTACATACCTGTTTGTTATTTTTCCACGCCCATATTATGTATTTGGttgtgcacattttttttgtaACACCCCCACTGCTGCTTGGGCCATTCCTTAGCCTGCAGTCActtctaaataaaaataaataccgaAACTAGCCTAGCTATTTACACAGTGGTAGAACACTCCGATTTATGAATTCATTGCCAATTCGTCCTCGTTGCACGTAGCGGGAGATTTCGCTATGGTTGCTATTCCCGAAACGTCAGAGGCTTGTAGCGCAGCAGGTAGCTCAGTTTTCTGTTAAGGGAAGCCAGGTGGACTCGAATTCAGTCCTAAAACTGCCAAGCTATTGCGCTGCACCGGCACGAATAATGGCCGCCTGTTGGCTCCTAAAAGCTAGCCGTTGTATATGTGACTGTTGCGCTTACGACATACATCAGTTTCTTCGGAGAAGTCGCAGTAGACGGACGTCCTAAGGCCGTATTTTGTAACGATCCATTTTTCGTTCTTATGAACCCTCGTACGATGCCACAGATAACGACTTCCAAGTCTGTGACGAAGGGTGCGGAAAATGAAATGGATCTAAAGTATGGCCCCCGCACTATTCGCTAGCGTTACGTCTGGAGTGCAATCGTGAGCAAGAATTTGACGTTTTCTGCGTCTTTTGCTGCGTTCGAAGTGCTGTGGCTGCCGCTTTTATGTGATTAAGAAATCTTTTCGGGGTGCTGTGCTGCGACTTAGCTTCAAGATATGCTTCGCTCTTTATAAACTAAAGGGCTGCTGGAGTTGTGTGTATGGCTGCAGTGGTGGCTCCAGGATTGGGCAATGTATTACACTGGTTTCACGTGCATTTCTGTGCAGTGTAACAGTTTCGTTGTATTTGCTTTTGGCAATTGCGATGCTAAAGGTGTTCCTTTTACCTCACAGGCTGAGGTACATCCCTAGGCCGAAGTTCCGTGTGTGCATTTTGGGTGATCAACAACACTGCGATGAGGCCAGAGTCAACAATCTCGACTGTATGGACGTTGAGCAAGTGAAGAAGCTCAACAAAAACAAGAAGCAAGTGAAGAAACTTGGTGTGTGCTTGCTTGTTCTTTCTGGGGCGCTTGGTGCGCTAATATTAATTTATCTGTGACCTTATGTGTTGAAGTTTGACGCATGATGTGGTGCTCTTTAAAGTCGGATATGAACACTGTTGATAGCATGCACTAAGCAAATGTGTGGGGCGGCTAGTTTAGCTGCTACCAGAGTGATTTGATGAAAACTGCATTTGTCACCTGAAGTTAGCGCAAACCCACAAACTGCACACCCCCAACACACAAACGTTGGGTGTTGCGACGCTGTCAAGCGTAGACTCCGGGGACCAGCTCGATCTGGTCAGGAACACGGGCCGGGCGGCCAGAACTAATGGGGTCCTGGACTGAGTGCTTCGCCCACACCCGGGGCCTTTGAAGGACCTTGCTGTTTTTAattcaataatatatatatatatatatatatatcgctctcTATCTCTCGTGTTTGACACAATGTAGCCTGAACTGGTAGCTGGAACTGGAAGCCAACAGCTAACATATGCCTGGGCTAAGTACACTATTTGAAAGTTGACTCGTGTTCAGCGGtagcatgaaaaaaaatcaagctgttttctctttttctgtAGGCGTCACCTAGGCCTTCCTATTGGTCTGCCTTTAGGTCGGGTCCTCCTTACTCATTTCTTTCCATTCTCACCACTTCAGCCAAGAAGTACCATGCGTTCATGGCCTCTGAATCGCTGATCAAGCAGATTCCACGTCTGCTGGGTCCAGGTCTGAACAAGGCGGGCAAGTTCCCCACGCTGCTTACCCACAATGAATCCATGATGACCAAGCTTGACGATGTGAAGGCCACAATCAGGTTCCAGATGAAGAAGGTATGCCGTGTAGTCCTTGTTCTGAT
It contains:
- the LOC135909083 gene encoding large ribosomal subunit protein uL1-like — its product is MSSKVTRDMLYDCVNAVLRESVRSRRKFVESVELQISLKNYDPQKDKRFSGTVKLRYIPRPKFRVCILGDQQHCDEARVNNLDCMDVEQVKKLNKNKKQVKKLAKKYHAFMASESLIKQIPRLLGPGLNKAGKFPTLLTHNESMMTKLDDVKATIRFQMKKVLCLAVAVGHVLMSADELVLNLTLAINYLVSLLKKNWQNIRSLHIKSTMGPPQRLY